The following are encoded together in the Zingiber officinale cultivar Zhangliang chromosome 8A, Zo_v1.1, whole genome shotgun sequence genome:
- the LOC122011748 gene encoding uncharacterized protein LOC122011748, which produces MEGGRPPAHLCKVCEKSFPSGQSLGGHMRSHHIAVAGGGEEPRAPPGSYRLRVNPKKTWRMSGPGNGDDGEKRCGECGKEFLTWRALFGHSECHFPKPKPVKQFDAGITSAAISQRRRMQAMASCSFSSSEHEREDADGAIGLMMLSRDCGCWAGDRDGSSESSDKGSEFDLPRKGIKKMEYSDDQLVGDLDSLKNQTIYPFPAEIKCSSCEESGKGFPNKKDRRSISDSISLGAAFQLDDQRSRFQCADCKNSFQALGGHRASHKKTNCCPRSKMDSARGIANEETVDGDEVSEASFGSTKKRCHPMIQLPPLEMANSLDLNLPAGVDGDAEFDSSSWIR; this is translated from the coding sequence ATGGAAGGAGGTCGACCGCCGGCGCATCTGTGTAAAGTGTGCGAGAAGAGCTTCCCCAGTGGGCAATCCCTCGGCGGCCACATGCGGTCCCATCACATCGCGGTGGCTGGCGGCGGCGAGGAGCCGAGGGCGCCACCGGGATCGTACCGACTCAGGGTGAACCCTAAGAAGACGTGGCGGATGTCTGGCCCCGGAAACGGTGACGACGGGGAGAAGCGGTGCGGCGAGTGTGGGAAGGAGTTCTTGACTTGGAGGGCTTTGTTCGGCCACAGCGAGTGTCACTTTCCGAAACCAAAGCCAGTGAAACAGTTCGATGCAGGGATTACGTCGGCAGCGATCTCGCAGCGGAGGCGGATGCAGGCGATGGCTTCGTGCTCGTTCTCGAGCTCGGAGCATGAGCGCGAGGACGCGGACGGAGCGATCGGGCTTATGATGCTGTCAAGGGACTGCGGGTGCTGGGCCGGCGACAGGGACGGCAGCAGTGAGTCTTCGGACAAGGGATCGGAATTTGATCTTCCGAGAAAAGGGATTAAAAAGATGGAGTATTCCGATGATCAATTGGTTGGCGATCTTGATTCGCTCAAGAATCAAACAATCTACCCTTTTCCTGCGGAGATCAAGTGCTCCTCCTGTGAGGAGTCGGGAAAGGGTTTCCCGAACAAAAAGGATCGGAGGAGCATTTCGGACTCTATCTCGCTAGGCGCTGCTTTCCAATTGGATGATCAAAGAAGCCGATTCCAATGCGCGGACTGCAAGAATTCTTTCCAAGCACTCGGCGGCCATCGCGCGAGCCACAAGAAAACGAATTGTTGTCCTAGAAGCAAGATGGATTCCGCCCGTGGGATCGCTAACGAGGAAACTGTTGACGGAGACGAAGTCTCCGAAGCAAGTTTCGGATCGACGAAGAAGAGGTGCCATCCGATGATCCAGCTGCCGCCTCTGGAAATGGCGAATTCGCTCGATCTCAACCTCCCGGCCGGCGTCGATGGCGATGCCGAATTCGATTCTTCCTCTTGGATTCGCTGA